Below is a genomic region from Spirosoma radiotolerans.
AATAGAGGCAAAAACTACTACGCCAACCCCATCATTAAATAAGGATTCGCCTACAATGTTGAGTTTAACACTCTCCGGCAGCTTGAATTTAGCCAGAATGCCCAATACCGCAATTGGATCAGTAGGCGAAATCAGAGCGCCAAACAGCAAACAAAGCGGGAATGACAAGCCAAACCCGAACCAGCCCGTTACCAGATAAAGCCCTGTTCCCACCAGCCCTGTACTCAACAGGACGCCTACCAGGGCGAATAACATGACCGATCGACGTTCAACCCGTAATTGCGTGGCATCCGTATGAAAAGCCCCGGCAAAGAGCAGGAAGCTGAGCATGACATCGAACAGCACTCGTCCAAAATCAATTTCGGTAATGGTTTGACGTACCACTACAAACCAGGTTGGTTGAATGGCATTTACCCCGATCAATACCGCCGAAAAACCAAGCGATAGTACCATAATTCCAATGGCATCGGGCAGTTTCAACCAGCGCGTATTGAAGTAGGCAAATAAGGCTGCCATGACAATAAGTAGGGTAATCAGTGTAAATAAGTCCATAGCTTACCAGAAGAATCGTACAAGGATACATTAACTTTCCATTAAAACCAGCCGTTTCTTATCTACAAACCTTCTTAATCGGCGTCGCCTATGATCGTTAATGATTCACAAAACCCACAAACTAACCGTACGGACCCGCTCTCCCGCTTTAGCCACATGATTCGGGACCGGTTCAGCCTGGAAGCAGACAAGGCGGACGATGCAGGAATCATTCAGTCGATTAGCCGAGGCATCGAGTTCCGGGGCGTGAACCTATGGACGCTCATTTTCGCCATCTTCATTGCCTCCATTGGGCTCAATGTCAATTCCACCGCTGTTATTATCGGCGCCATGCTTATTTCTCCACTCATGGGCCCGATCATGGGCATTGGTCTGGGCATTGGCATCAATGACCTGACCATGATCCAGCGGGCGCTGAAAAACCTAGGCATTGCTGTCTTTATCAGTCTGTCGACTTCAACCCTCTACTTCTTCGTCAGTCCGCTGCACATTGCCCAGTCGGAGCTATTGGCCCGCACCTCGCCCACCGTCTGGGATGCATTTATCGCTTTTTTCGGTGGACTAGCGGGCATTGTTGCGGGAACACGGCGCGATAAAGTGACCAATGTTATTCCTGGGGTTGCCATTGCTACAGCGCTCATGCCGCCCCTGTGTACAGCTGGTTACGGCCTGTCGACCGGCAACCTGTATTACTTTGCCGGGGCATTTTACCTGTTTCTCATCAACAGTGTCTGCATCAGCCTGGCCACCTTTCTAATTGTTCGGTTTCTAAATTTTCATCAGAAAGAATATCCATCGTCTGATGTAGAACGCCGGGTTCGGCATACCATCTGGCTGGCCGTTCTCATCGTTGTTGTACCCAGCAGTTACCTGGGTTATCAGATTGTTCGCAAAACGATTTTTGAGCAATCGGCCAAGCGATTTGTTACGAACGAATGTAATTTTCAGTACCGGCAGGTGATCAATTATACGGCCCGGTTCAATCGGCGGCAGAGTGTGCTGGAACTCTCTCTGGTCGGCGAACCGCTACCCAAGGATTCGATCAATCTGTTACGGGCCAAAATGCCAGCCTATGGCCTGAACGAGGTGAATCTGGTTGTCAGGCAGGGCAGTTTTAAAGATACGGAAATCGACGTAGATGCCCTTAAAACGACACTGGCCGATCAGGTTATTCAATACAGTCAAGCCACCATTACCCGAAAAGATCATACCATCGACTCGCTGCGTCGGTACATTGACCTCACTCAGACCTCCCGCTTAGCGGTGGCCGACCTGCGAAATGAACTTAAAACCCTTGTACCGGATGTGCAAACGTTTGCAGCGGCTCCGTCGCTGGTGATGAATGCAAGCAGTAACAAACCCGACACGGTGATGCTCGTTTATGCACGGTTCTCCCGTCGGCATACAACGAGCGAAAAACGCCGGATTGAACGCTGGCTGCAAAGCCGTACGAAGAGCAAAAAAATAAAACTGCTGGTCGAATAACCGAGCTAAATTAACCTCAGGTTTACCCAGGGCGTTCCGGTTTGTCCTGGTTGATAATAGCCACTTACTTTTGTAAGAAACAGGTTCTGATCTGAAAACGGCTACTAGTGATCTGGCCAACCGGGCTGTCGTTAAAACGCAGGTTGTGAACCGGTGGTCAGGTCTGCTGAATGGGCTACCAATTTTTTATTTTTTGTCCAGTCTCGACAGAATTTGCTTCATCTGAGCAATCTCCCGTTCCTGGGCGTCGATAATAGAACGAGCTAGCTCTTTAACTTCAGGATCTTTCAAATTGGCTTGTTTGCTAACCAGAATGGCAATCGAATGATGAGGAATCATCGACTGCATGAACCGTTCATCATCGATGAAAACCTGGTTTCGGACGCCAAACAAAGCAGCCGCAAATAGGATTACACTCCCTACGATGATCATCGTGTTCGTTCGGGTGTTCTGATACATAGAGCGCATAAATAACAGCATCACAACTGCCATCGTCGTAATCATGAGCGTGGTCATATACAGTCGGTTTGTGCTTAGATACAAGTGATCCGCCTTTTCTGTGTTCAGATACATGGTCAGGTGCATGATCACAAAGGATACGCCCAGCATCAGAAAGAACCGAAGGTAATTCCCTCCTTTCATTGGCTGTTGGTTCATCTGGTTCGCTTCCATAAGGTATTCAATTAGATCCAATAAGTAAAACGTGTGAAAAACAGATGTGGTTATTCTTCGGTCGTCAGAATCGTTTGTCCCGCTGGATACAGCATATCGGCGTTGTCTTCGGCCGTGATAAAAACCGCCTGGGGTTTGGCGACGGCCGTCGCAGTTAAAGTGGCTGTCAGCGCTTTACCGGATGGGCTCAGTTGGCCCAACTTTTTGACCGAGTTGTCATTCTGCTTCATCCAGACCAGATAGGTATCTTTGGCCGGCGTCAGTTTTTTGGATTCCGCCAGATTATGGACACGTACGTTCAGTGTATAATTTTCGTTCTTGTCTTTCTTAACATTTATGGTACCAGCAGCAGCGGGAACAACAGACGAGTTCGTAAATGTCATTTTGGGTGTACAGGCATTGAGGGCTACAAATGCACCCATCAGCAGCGTGATTGTTCGGATCGTTTTCATGTCGTTGACGTTTTAGTTTTGATTTAAGTTGATTCTTTTTCCAGTCGGTCATACGATAACCGTGTTTTGCTACTGGCAAACTGACTCAGGCCACTGAGTACCACCGCCACAATGATTCCGCCAAACACCAGAAAGAAGAAATTAGCGGCAAACCCTACCAGCAGAAACAAAGCCGCCATCAGCAAACAAATAAATGCTGCCGTGGACGTCCGTACGGAAAAGGAGAGGTGGTGTTTCATGAGGTATACAGGATTAATTTATCCAGTTAATTTCTGGCCGAGGAGCATGAGTGACGTTTTGCAGACTGCGGATGTCGGTCAGGCGTCTTGTCGGGCGTGGCCACGGGTGGGCGGGACAGAATGGCCGGTCCGTCGGGTTGTTTTTCCAGCAGGATCACCGAATGCGGATACGGCATATCGATGCTGGCTTCATCGAGGGCCAGTTTTATACCCGTCACCACCTGGTCACTCACCTTCAGAACATTGGCCTGATGCGACTCCACCCAGAAATAAACCGTCAAGTTTACTGATGAGCCTGCCAGTTCGGAAACGTATACCCAGGGGGAAGGCTCCTTGAGGACGCCGTCAATACGACTCAAAACACCGTGAATGACGCGACGGGCTTGGTCAATCGAATCGGGATAACCAATGCCCACCACAAACTTCACCCGACGTTTATCGTAGGCCGTCCGGACAAGAATCGAGCTGGTATAGACATCCCCGTTTGGCAGAATAACGCGCTCGCCGTCGTAGGTTTTCAACCGGGTCGAGCGCATGTTGATGTCTTCAACGGTGCCTTCGAAACTATTGATCTTAATCTGGTCCCCAACTTTGAACGGGCGACGCCACAGGATAAGCAGGCCCGCAAAGAAGTTCTGGAGAATGTCTTTGAAGGCAAAGCCTATGGCTACGGATGTGATCCCCAATCCGGCGATAATATCGCCCGGCTTAAACGACGGAAAGAAAATGACGCAGGCGACCAGAAAACCCAGAATGGTGACCAGCGTACTCACAATACGGCTGACCAGATTAGCCAGCATATCATCAATAGCGTGGGTTTTAACCGCCACTTTGTTGATAACTTTCCGCAGGAGTTTACCCAGCAGCCAGAACAGTACGAAGACAAAAATGCCAACTAGCAGGTAAGGCAGCCGCTCAGCAGTGCCTTTCAGGAAATCACGAACGGTGCGCCAGAACAGGATCAGGCCACCATTGAGCGTAAATGGGGGTTCATTAACGCGAGGGGGTTGCAGAAAAATCAGTAGGTAAGTCATATCGTTGACACCAGGCGCCCAATGGTTCCTTATCATTACTGGTGGTTCGTCTGTTACTCGTTTGCAGCGGGGGCAGGTAAAACAGGCGTCGGCTTGTAAAACAGAACCAGCGTACCCAATCGCTTATTGGGAGCCGTTACAGGAGCCGAAAGCTCATACACCGCTTTGTTGTTGAAGTAAACGTCTTCCTGCTGAAGCAGATAGCCCGGAAAACGGCTGGCGAACACGATACCTTGGTTTTTCTTATTCGTTGAGAGGGTTACCCTTCCGGCGGGGTCAACCAGCAGCATTTCCTGCACCCCTTTGTTTTGCACCAGCGTATTGAAATACTCGTTGATTTCACCAGGCTTGTTCTGTAGCATAGCGTTTCGAACGGCCCAGACAAAGGTTTTCATCCCAAACATTAACTGCTGTTGATTGGCCAATAGCTGGTTATTCTGAGCGGTTATCCGTATGGTATTGCGTTCGTGGGTAAACTCGTTTTTCAGCGCCCAGTTCCGATAAAGCAAATAAGCGCAACCCATTCCTAAAAGAGTGATTGCGATATAAAGCACATTCTTAGGTTCCAAACTTAGTTTGGATGTCATTGTGGTTTCCGTTGTTGGCTGTTGGGTAGTCATGTCGTCCGTTGAGTCATGAAGCTGAAGTAAAGGCCCCAGGTGGATGGCCTTTACTTCAAGAAACAACGAATGCCTTAGGAAACCCTTAGGGGAAGCTTAGAATTTAGTTAGAAAGGGACGTGCCTGCGTCCGGGTAGAGTGGGAAGTTGGCAATCAGCTGGCAATCCATTGTTTGGCCTCGTCCTTCTGGTCCATTGAAAATTGTTTGGCTTGCAAGTTCGGAATAAGATTGGCGAGGCTGGCCGGTACTGTTGTCCAGCTTTGATCGGCCACTAATGCTGCTTTTTCAAAATCGCCAAGGTGAGTCAGGTCAAACTTCAGATCAGCCAGTACCGCCTTGAGGGATACGGCATCTACATCGTTGTACTCGATGTACACTCTTAGTTTATCATGTCTGTTGCTTTGCTGGTCCAGCACTGAAGACCACTGCTTTATGTCGGCTTCGGTAATCTTACCTGTCATCTGGAAGCCAATAATGTTATCGGCCTGGAATTCAATTGGCTTAATCATATCTGTTGAGTTTTAGGTTCGTGTTGCTTAATGAGTAATCAACCGGGCATCTGCTAAATTGTTGACAGTACAGACCGGTTGATTAGGCTGATTGTCTTAGCCACGGCCTGTATCGTCTAAGTTGTCGATGGTGAGCAAAGCCAGACTAATCGCCTGTTTGCGTTGCCTGTCGGATGAGTCGTCGGTGTTGAGCTGAACGCTGAAGATGTGCTGCAGGTAAAGCACGTGCAGGAATTCTTCCACCGGATTCCAGAGTGCCTTGTCGCCGACACCAGGTAGGGCAGTAGTTTGTTTGGTGCTGTATGGCAGCTCCGTTAACCGAGTTCTGGCAGCTGGATTGTGAAGCGCCTTTGGCTGGTACCGCTCATTGAAGACCCGCTCAACCTCATTTACTACTTACTCGCTGGGGCGGCAAACAGGGGTTGACTTGTGTAATAGGACCAGCGTATCCAATCGCTTATGAAGAGACGATCTGCCAGAGCGTTGCTGACCAATAAGGTCTAGGCGGGCTTGTTGGCCGGATCAACGCCGGATGCCCCAGGTTTGATGCGCCAGGAATCGTCTCGTTGCTCGGCGTTACGTAATTCGCGTTCGAGAAAGTAATTGAGAGCCGTTCTCAATACGGCAATGGCGGCTAACAGACCAATGTCATTCCAGGTTGGTGCAACAGCCGTCTTTAAAATATCGGCGCCTAATTCTAATTCCAAGGCCAGGGCCAGCGAACGACCCAGCGATAGTCGAATTTCTTCTTTGGGAACCGCCAGACTGTGGTCGGTAGCAATCGCCAGTAAAAAACCACCCAGCGCCCGCAGTGATGCGACCGCGATTACGGTGGCGGCCCCGGCTTCTATCCAGCGAGCCGATAGTAAAGTAGCGGCCTTAATAAATTCTTCCATGAGTCTGCTAACGGATTACGACCACGTCTTCCTAAGTTTTGTATACAAATCATGCACTTGTTGTCTTTCATAATCGCTGTCAAGTGTCTGCTCCGAGTAAGTCATCAGTAGAGAAGCCTGTTTACTCAAAATCGATTTGCGATCGTTAGAACAGGCAGCTTCATTGACCAGCGCCAGTGCCCGTAGCAACCGGCGAAAGACGGCGAAGTTGCCTTTCGCATTGATGCGTGGGAGGTCGAATGCCAGCCGGATGTAATCCTCGAAGCTCGAACTTCGCAATAGCACCCGCAGGTGCTGGCCATCGGAACGCAGCCGGGAAGGGAATTCGCGCCGGGCGAGTTGTTCGCCGACAGCCCCCAGGTAATCCACCGCCATTATGGCGGTCGTGGTGTCATTGATGCCTGGCGAGAGCGCTTTCAAGGCAATGTCCACCAACTGCTGAATGCCAAAAGCAACGTCTTGCTCAACATTGCGGTGTCGGCCAATACTCACGTATATCATTAGGTCATTGGGCCAGTCAGCTTCGGCGGGGTCGGGCCGCTCCATGCCGCTACGAACGCTGAAGAGCACCGTGCCTTCACCCACAAAAGCACCCATTTCTTTTTCAATCCGTAGTACAACGTGGTTGTGGCTGGCCCATTTTAACAGACCGTTGGTATTGATCCGTTGCAGGTAGCCCGATTGGCTGGTCTGAACGGGATGCCAGCCCGCCTGTTCATCGGCGTAGTGCAGGGCAGCTTCTGCCTTTTTAGGGTCGTCGATGGGTTCGCCAAACCGGTCAGGAAACAGGTTCTCGATGGCTTTGCTAGTTTCGTGAAAAATATGCTGAACGATGGTGCCTGTCTGCAGGGATTCAGCGATATGGTGGATAAAAAAGATCAGGGCTACTACCCCACCCAGGGCCAGGATCAGACCGATCAGCACGGCCGTAGCAGGAACGAATTTCACTTCATCCGTTCCCCGAATGGTACCCAGCACGATGAGACAGTAGGCAAAAACGCTCACGAAGTAGCCCATGACTACCTGATTGACCCGGTCACGCATAAAGTTACGCAACACGCGGGGCGAGTACTGGCTGCTTACCTGCGTAATGGTGGCCAGCGTCAGGGAAAAAGCCAGCGCAGCTACCGTGAGCATGGAGCTGGAAATAGCCGATAGCATGCCTCTGGCTCCGTCCGCACCTGTTCCAAATAAAAGAGGCAGGCGTTTTTGGCCCTGCCAACTGGTATGCACATCGAACTCAACCAACCCATAGGCCAATCCAAACGATGATAGCACCATCAGGCCGGGTACAAACCAGAGTGATTCCTTAAGTTGTTGCCAATACTGTTGGAGCTGGGTCGTCATTAAGCGTGTCGATTGGGGGTGTTTTACAAACCCGGCATTCGGGAAATGGTTTGCCGATCAGTCGTCTAACAAAGGCATTACTACATGTGGCTTAAAGACAGGGTAGTCGTGGCGAAAAGTGGACCGATGGCCGGCAACGGACAGTTGGCTCTTTTCCAAAGATCCTTTGCGGCACTATTCCTGTGCTGGCGATACGGCCAGCAGCCAGTATAGAGGCAATGGTTGGGCACTAGTCTTCAAAAACAAGATCGCTACCAGAGAACAGTGCCCCGGTAGCGATTCAATCATTACACATATTCAACGATGAAAAAGCATTATTGATTGGCCGTATCTGTTTCGGGAGCGGCAATTTTAGCTAGGTCCTTATTCTCCGGAAAAAACGATAGACCTTTCTGGAGCCACTCGTTTCGGGCGTTTGCATCCTGGGTGACCAGCTCATTGTAGGAAATCAGGTACTTAAAGGCCAGGATCAGATCTTTCTTATAACGATTCCGGTCGTCTGGTTTATCGGCTACCATGTTGATGAACTGCTCAAAGTAGGGCTTCGCTTTGCCCTTTCGTACGGCTTCTTCAGGTGGATACGCATAGTAATTCGCCTTGGCCCGATAGAGCACAGTGGGGGCATAATCGGGTGTGACTTGCTGTGATAAGGCCAGCGCCGAGTCGGCCAGCGCAAAGCGCGTAGTGTCCCGGATCAGCTTGCCCAGGCTATCGTGCTGAAAACCAAGCGTATAATTGCTCATGCCGTAGCGGAATAAATCCTGCCCATCGGCTTTGAAACCGTGTCTAGCGGCCGAGTCGAGCGCGGCAACAGCCTGCGGATGTTTTTTCGACCGGTAATAATATTTAGCCATGGTGCTGTACAGATTCTCCGTTGTATCGAACGGAGCGGCTTTAGCGAGGTTCATTATCCCCAGAGAATCATTGATTGCTTTGAGCGAATCGCTGCCCGGATTGTCGATACCTAAGTAGGCATTACCCAAGTATTTATAATCGTCCGGCATGACTTTGTCCGGCGCTTTTTCCAGAAACGTAGTGATGTTCTGAATGGCCTTTTGCGGTTGTTTCAGAGAGGAATAGGCCCAGCCTTCAATTCGGTAAACAATCGGATTCTGCGCCAGCGCAGTCCGATTGCTGTCGATCATATTGACCGTACGCTGGTAGTCTTTGGCCAGAAAATGAAATTGAGCCTGCCGCAATAGTGTTTCCTGGCGCTTATCCTTTGATACGTCCACATATTGATCAATATAATTGGCGGCTTCTTTGTAGCGGTTGACCAGGAAATATAACTCTGCCAGTTGATTATAGGCCGGTGCATAGGTCGGATTGGCGTCGATGGCTTTTTTGTAATTTTCGACTGCCAGGTTCAGATTCCGTCCCTGCCAGTAAATATCGCCGATTCGCTGGTACACGCGCGAAGCGTTCATGCCCAGTTCAAGGGCGCTTTCATAACGCGATACGGCCGTTCCGGCATCTTTGTTCAGGTAGTGCGCATCGCCCAGGGCAAGCTGAATGGCTGCGTTTTTCTTATCCCGGTCGGCCGCCCGGTTCAGGTAGTCGATGGCTTTGGCAGCATCCACGGCCTTGGGATAAACTGGTTTGATTGAGCCGTTACCGGGGGTTAAGTAACCCGTATACGCTTCACCGATTCGGTACAGAATCTCCGCGTTTTTGCCTTTACTCTTATCGACCAATTCATTAAGCTTTGGTTCTGCATTGGTCTTATCGTTTTTGACCAGATACGTAATGGCCAACCCCGTCTGATTGAGCGGAATACGCTTTTCATCCAACGAGATTCCTTTGTCAAACCACGTGCGGGCCGAGTCTGGCTGGCCGGCCCTCAGATAACCGTAACCAGCGTCGAAATAGGTTTGTGCCGACGGATTCTGTTGCGCATTTTGGGTCAGGATTATTTTGGCTTCGTCAAACCGCCCAAGGTTCATCAGGGTATTCGCATCGGGCGTCGGGGTTTGCGCATAGATGGCTCCCGCGACACCTGAAAAAAGTAAGCATGTGAGTTGCGTTTTCATGTTGTGCTAGGGTTTGTTTCCCCCAGTCCGTTGAGTCTTCTGGAGGAATGCAGGCAATTTATAGCACAGATCTAAGAGAAAACTTAACGATTACTTAGAATTGACTTAGAAAACGACTTGTTACCTCGTATAGCACGAATAACAGGATAAACGAATGGCGATATAATAGGGTAAGCCGTACATGTGCAGGGCCAGCGCGGCCAGTGCAAACCATGAGGGCTACTGAAAAGCCGGTTTCAAAATAAGCCCGCGTACGCTTTGGGCATGACCGTCAGTGGTTTAATGCGAATGTTTCGATAAAACACTTCGGCTGCTTCACTTTGTAACTGAATTTTACCCTTTCTCATGGGCACGTCCTGCCCATCGGAGTTTGTATAGCGAGAGTCTTTCAGGACCATCACTACGTGGCCATTGACGATATGGAGGCTTTTTCCCTCAAAACAGATCAGTTCCAGAGTTGTCCATTCGCCAGCCGGACTTTCGTAGTTTGCTGATCGAAGGCAGTAGGAGTCACTGCCTTTCTTAAAGGTACCAAACGGTTGTTTTTCGTCTGCTACCCGGTTCATAACGCCCTCGGATTGGAAAGAACGGATGTCAATGGCGGAGTTGGCCTGACACCAGAAGTCACCCATATGTCCTTCCATGATCTGAAATTCCTGCGACAGCATCCACGAACGCCAATACTCGACGCCCGCTTCGCCAATCGAATGATAGAGTATGCCCGAATCACGTAATTTATTTTTTCTGGGTTCATATTTTTGGTTACCCCATTTGACCTGAAGGGTTAGGTGGTAATTTTCATAGGACTGGCGGGTAAACAGGCAGCCATACTTCTCCCCGCTTATCCGTAGCACGGGGCCACCCGGTTCATTCAGGACAGAAAAAACATGGGTTTCATCTTTATTATACCCAACAGGTTGCACTGGATTGCCCGACTTATCTTTGGGTATATTTCCATTATAGTCAAGCTTATGGGCATAGCTTATATAGGTTTCCCATTGGGTCAAATCTTTGTCCAGAAGAGGAACCCATTCGTCGGGCTTATGCATGGATGGTAGCAGACAGGTTGCTGCTAAACTGATGATTAACAAAACGAAATTTTTCATAGGCCTGCTTGAGTCAGTAGAGAAACTCATTAAACAGCAGCAAAGCTAGGGTAGGACGATTTTGGATAAATT
It encodes:
- a CDS encoding 3-keto-disaccharide hydrolase; this translates as MKNFVLLIISLAATCLLPSMHKPDEWVPLLDKDLTQWETYISYAHKLDYNGNIPKDKSGNPVQPVGYNKDETHVFSVLNEPGGPVLRISGEKYGCLFTRQSYENYHLTLQVKWGNQKYEPRKNKLRDSGILYHSIGEAGVEYWRSWMLSQEFQIMEGHMGDFWCQANSAIDIRSFQSEGVMNRVADEKQPFGTFKKGSDSYCLRSANYESPAGEWTTLELICFEGKSLHIVNGHVVMVLKDSRYTNSDGQDVPMRKGKIQLQSEAAEVFYRNIRIKPLTVMPKAYAGLF
- a CDS encoding DUF305 domain-containing protein; translated protein: MEANQMNQQPMKGGNYLRFFLMLGVSFVIMHLTMYLNTEKADHLYLSTNRLYMTTLMITTMAVVMLLFMRSMYQNTRTNTMIIVGSVILFAAALFGVRNQVFIDDERFMQSMIPHHSIAILVSKQANLKDPEVKELARSIIDAQEREIAQMKQILSRLDKK
- a CDS encoding tetratricopeptide repeat protein; translation: MKTQLTCLLFSGVAGAIYAQTPTPDANTLMNLGRFDEAKIILTQNAQQNPSAQTYFDAGYGYLRAGQPDSARTWFDKGISLDEKRIPLNQTGLAITYLVKNDKTNAEPKLNELVDKSKGKNAEILYRIGEAYTGYLTPGNGSIKPVYPKAVDAAKAIDYLNRAADRDKKNAAIQLALGDAHYLNKDAGTAVSRYESALELGMNASRVYQRIGDIYWQGRNLNLAVENYKKAIDANPTYAPAYNQLAELYFLVNRYKEAANYIDQYVDVSKDKRQETLLRQAQFHFLAKDYQRTVNMIDSNRTALAQNPIVYRIEGWAYSSLKQPQKAIQNITTFLEKAPDKVMPDDYKYLGNAYLGIDNPGSDSLKAINDSLGIMNLAKAAPFDTTENLYSTMAKYYYRSKKHPQAVAALDSAARHGFKADGQDLFRYGMSNYTLGFQHDSLGKLIRDTTRFALADSALALSQQVTPDYAPTVLYRAKANYYAYPPEEAVRKGKAKPYFEQFINMVADKPDDRNRYKKDLILAFKYLISYNELVTQDANARNEWLQKGLSFFPENKDLAKIAAPETDTANQ
- a CDS encoding SpoIIAA family protein, with amino-acid sequence MIKPIEFQADNIIGFQMTGKITEADIKQWSSVLDQQSNRHDKLRVYIEYNDVDAVSLKAVLADLKFDLTHLGDFEKAALVADQSWTTVPASLANLIPNLQAKQFSMDQKDEAKQWIAS
- a CDS encoding DUF389 domain-containing protein, with the protein product MIVNDSQNPQTNRTDPLSRFSHMIRDRFSLEADKADDAGIIQSISRGIEFRGVNLWTLIFAIFIASIGLNVNSTAVIIGAMLISPLMGPIMGIGLGIGINDLTMIQRALKNLGIAVFISLSTSTLYFFVSPLHIAQSELLARTSPTVWDAFIAFFGGLAGIVAGTRRDKVTNVIPGVAIATALMPPLCTAGYGLSTGNLYYFAGAFYLFLINSVCISLATFLIVRFLNFHQKEYPSSDVERRVRHTIWLAVLIVVVPSSYLGYQIVRKTIFEQSAKRFVTNECNFQYRQVINYTARFNRRQSVLELSLVGEPLPKDSINLLRAKMPAYGLNEVNLVVRQGSFKDTEIDVDALKTTLADQVIQYSQATITRKDHTIDSLRRYIDLTQTSRLAVADLRNELKTLVPDVQTFAAAPSLVMNASSNKPDTVMLVYARFSRRHTTSEKRRIERWLQSRTKSKKIKLLVE
- a CDS encoding mechanosensitive ion channel family protein; the protein is MTYLLIFLQPPRVNEPPFTLNGGLILFWRTVRDFLKGTAERLPYLLVGIFVFVLFWLLGKLLRKVINKVAVKTHAIDDMLANLVSRIVSTLVTILGFLVACVIFFPSFKPGDIIAGLGITSVAIGFAFKDILQNFFAGLLILWRRPFKVGDQIKINSFEGTVEDINMRSTRLKTYDGERVILPNGDVYTSSILVRTAYDKRRVKFVVGIGYPDSIDQARRVIHGVLSRIDGVLKEPSPWVYVSELAGSSVNLTVYFWVESHQANVLKVSDQVVTGIKLALDEASIDMPYPHSVILLEKQPDGPAILSRPPVATPDKTPDRHPQSAKRHSCSSARN
- a CDS encoding DUF2254 domain-containing protein → MTTQLQQYWQQLKESLWFVPGLMVLSSFGLAYGLVEFDVHTSWQGQKRLPLLFGTGADGARGMLSAISSSMLTVAALAFSLTLATITQVSSQYSPRVLRNFMRDRVNQVVMGYFVSVFAYCLIVLGTIRGTDEVKFVPATAVLIGLILALGGVVALIFFIHHIAESLQTGTIVQHIFHETSKAIENLFPDRFGEPIDDPKKAEAALHYADEQAGWHPVQTSQSGYLQRINTNGLLKWASHNHVVLRIEKEMGAFVGEGTVLFSVRSGMERPDPAEADWPNDLMIYVSIGRHRNVEQDVAFGIQQLVDIALKALSPGINDTTTAIMAVDYLGAVGEQLARREFPSRLRSDGQHLRVLLRSSSFEDYIRLAFDLPRINAKGNFAVFRRLLRALALVNEAACSNDRKSILSKQASLLMTYSEQTLDSDYERQQVHDLYTKLRKTWS
- a CDS encoding DUF1622 domain-containing protein, producing MEEFIKAATLLSARWIEAGAATVIAVASLRALGGFLLAIATDHSLAVPKEEIRLSLGRSLALALELELGADILKTAVAPTWNDIGLLAAIAVLRTALNYFLERELRNAEQRDDSWRIKPGASGVDPANKPA